The nucleotide window CATCGAGCGCGTCTCGGGCGTCCCGGTCGAAGCCGAGCTCGACCAGGACCGCGCCGAGGTTGGCGAGAACCTCGGCGTTCGTCGGGTCCAGCGCGCGCGCCCGCGAGAAGTCTCGCAGCGCCCCGTTCAGGTCGCCGCGCTGGCGGGCCTCGAGGCCGCGCACGGCGAAGATCGGCGGATACCCCGGCGCGAGGGCGAGCGCGCGATCGAGAAGCTCGCGCGCCGGGGCGGCCTGGCCCTGGCGGAGCCGGACGCGCGCCAGATTGACCATCGCCTCGACGAAGCCGGCGTCGAGCCGGATCGCCTCCGAGTAGGCGCTTGCCGCTTCCGCGTCCAGACCTCGTCCGGCGAGCGCCAGACCGTCGGCGAAGGCCGCGGCGCTGCGCTCGTAGGCTTCGAGCGAGGCAGGCTCCGACGCCGCGAACCCGGACAGCCCGAGCCAGAGCGCAAGCGCGCAGGCCCCGCGAGACGTCGCGCGCGGCATCATTTC belongs to Deltaproteobacteria bacterium and includes:
- a CDS encoding tetratricopeptide repeat protein; its protein translation is MAEMMPRATSRGACALALWLGLSGFAASEPASLEAYERSAAAFADGLALAGRGLDAEAASAYSEAIRLDAGFVEAMVNLARVRLRQGQAAPARELLDRALALAPGYPPIFAVRGLEARQRGDLNGALRDFSRARALDPTNAEVLANLGAVLVELGFDRDARDALDDARRLAPERPEPALSLALLFDRKGDRLRAAFFYDQFLRLAGTGDPDRANVEARLSQLDPRAVKVAPTVSETSETGH